In Saccopteryx leptura isolate mSacLep1 chromosome 9, mSacLep1_pri_phased_curated, whole genome shotgun sequence, the genomic window aatggcaggatttttctttctttctcatggttaaataatattccaaTGTATATGTGCTTGTGTGCATACacttcacattttctttatcccctCATCTGTagacagacacttaggttgttttcatatgtATTTGGTGACTGAGTAATGCTGAAGTGAACATGGGAGTACAGACATCTATCTCCTCAAGACCCTGACtacatttcctttggataaatgcTCAGAAGTGGgatgctggatcatatggtagtactatttttaatttttgaggaacctccagcttgtttccatagtggctgaaccagtttacatttttaccaacagttcacaagtgttcccttttctccacatcctcactaatacttgttatttttggTAATAGCCATACTAACAAGTGTGAAATGGTATTTTGTTGTGGTTTTCAGTTGCATTTCCTTGATGGTTAGTTATGTTGAGCACATTTCCATGTATTGGTTGGTTCTCAGTatgactttggaaaaatgtctattcagatcttctgccatttaaaaatttagatatacttatttatctctctatctatctatttatttatttatttggctattgagttctatgagttcctttatatattttggtattaatctcttatcagatatataatttgaaaatattttctctcattctataggttgtctttttagtttttatatggtttcctttgctgtatagaagatttttagtttgctGAAGtttcaatagtttattttttgcttttgtggtCTTCGCTTTTGGTATCACAGCAAAAATATCATcaccaagaccaatgtcaaagaacttactgtctatgtttttttctacaagttttatggtttcagatcttaaatttaagtctttaatctattttgagttgattCTTGTGTATAGTGCAAGacagtagtccagtttcattcttttgcaggtggctgtccagttttcccagcatcatttattgaagagactgccctttccccattgtatattcttcactcctttgttgtaaattaattAACCATACatgcataggtttatttctagcctttttattctgatacttatctatgtttattttttataattccatactgttttgagTGCTGTAACTTTgtgatatagtttgaaatcaagaaGTGCTATGCCCCCAGCTTTAGtattctttctcaggattgctttagctattcaggATCTGTTgtgattccatacaaattttaggattgtttgttctatttctgtgaaaaatgctgtcggaattttgatagggattgcattgagtCTCAATCTgattgggtaatatggacattttaacaatagtcttccaatctatgaacatgagatacctttccatttgtttgtgtcattttcagtttctttgatCAAAATCTTGTTTTCAGTGTGCATATCTTTGACCTCCTTCatgaaatttattcctaagtattttattgtatctGATGCTCttgtgaatgagatttttaaaatttctttttcagcaattttattgttagtgtatagaaatataacttatttctgtatattaatttttgtatcctgcaactttactgaatttgttgattatttctaacaattttttgtggcttctttaggattttctacatataatatcatgtcatctgcaaagagagacaattttaccttttcctttcttatttggatgtctttattgttttttctcaccTGACTGATCTGGCTAGGACTTTCCAATAaaatgttgaataggagtggtgagagtgggcacacttgtcttttttctgatcttagaggaaaatttTCAACTTTTAACCTCTGAATAAGTTAGCTATGggcttttcatatatggcctttattatgttgaggtacattccTTCTATACCCAATTTTTGAGAGTTTGTATAATAAATAGATGTATTTTTTCAATTGCTTTTTGTGTGTCTGAGATAATCATGTGAGTTTTACCTTTTATTCTATTTATGTGGtttatcacattgattgattttcacatattgaaccatccttgcatccctggaataaatcctactgATTGATCATGGCATATGattcttttaatgtattgttggattcattttgctattttttattgagaatttttgtaTCTTTGTTCAACAGGGCTATTGGCCagtattgttctttttttgtagtgtccttctttggtTTGAATATTAGGGTAATGCTGTCCTCATAAAATGCATTTGAGAGTGTTCCCTCCTCTTCGGttctttggaagagtttgagaaggattgaccttaattcttccttaaatgtttgttaaaatttacCTGGAAGATCATCTGATCTGTTcttgggcttttctttttttttttttttttttttttttttcaggttttaaaactttttatttgcatattaaaaaaattgtgcattccaataattaaaattttaacaaaaaaaaatggcactctGATTAAACCGCATTGAACAGCCTGCAGGACCCCTTGGACCAGGTTGGTTTTTACTCTAGATTTCCCTGTCCCACCCAGCTTCTTCCTTCACCAACATGCAAGTTCTTTTCCTTCCCTGCCAGCCAGACAGGCCATGGGATGGGAGAGGCAGGTGCGGCCTTCGTTGTCAGTAGTTCTGATGTGAAAAGGGGCAGCACAGTCATTTAAACTGATCCAACCTCTTTGCATCTTACAAAGTTAAACAgctaaaagaagtaaaataagaagGCAATGCTTGTGGAATGTACAGTGCATATTGGCGGGGCGTGCCTCATTACGATTCGCCGGCTTGCTTCTCCTGTTCGATCGTTTCTTTCGAAGGCAGCGGGTTTTTCTCTTGCGTTTCGGTCTTCTTCAATTTCGACTTATCGAATTTCTCAATCTCAGCCATATCGGGTTTGTCAGACATGCTTGCAGAGGAAGCCGAGCGAGGTGCGCGATCCAGAGAGATGTCCGGTCTGCTCAGTGGCTGCCGCCGAGAgtctgggcttttctttgttggaagattTTTTGATTATTTAATCTCCTTACTCGTTATTGatttgttcagattttctatttcttcatgatttagtctTGATTATTGATGGTATGTTTTTAGAGACTTATCCATCTCTTCTAGGTTATTCAGTATGCTGGTATATATAATTGTTCACAGTAGTAgcttatgatcctttgtatttctgtgatatcaGTTACAatgtctcctctttctttttctttctttttttttaagtgagagaaggagagatagtgagacagactcccacatgcacctctaTCTTGGACCAATACTCAAattaattgagctatttttagcacctgatgctgaCCATtgggaccaaatgagctatcctaagtgcctagggctgacacttgaaccaattgagccactggctatgggaggggaagagaaagagaagggggagggaggggacagaagaagacagttgcttctcttgtgtgccctgactgggaatcaaatccaggacgtccatatgctgggccaatgctctatccactgagacaactggccagggccaaatgtctcctctttcatttatgatcttatttcttttttttcttagtctagctgaaggtttgtcatttttgtttatctttcaaagaataaaattagtttcattgctatttttttttgcctttatttcatttatttctactctgatcattattttttttcctaactttGGGCTTGGTTCTACTTTTCCTACTTCCTTAAGGTTTAAGTAGGttttttatttgagatatttctttttctttatgcagCTGTTTGTTGACAAACATTTCtcttaaaactgcttttgctacatctcataagtttttgtatgtatttccattttaatttgtttcaagttttttttatttcttcttttatttctttgataaatTAGGTGTTCAGGAATGTggtgtttaattttcacatatccATGCATCTCCAGTTTTCCTCTTGTTAATGATTTACAGTTTGATACCAGTGTATTTATAAAAGATACTCAGTATGTCTTAATTTGGCTAAAACTTATCTTATGATCTGTCATATGAATGATCCTAGAGAATGATCCATGTGTGcctaagaaaaatgtatatatattccaCTGTTGTTAAATGGAATAATGTCTGTTGGGttcatttagtttaaaatatatttcaattccaacatttttcttattgattctcTGCTTGGATGATCTATTCATCTATTGTTGAAAGTAGGATATTgaagttctttattattattgtattattgtcTACTTCTCATCTTGATAAATTAATccattatcattatataatgaacTATATGATGGACATCATTGTCTTAATCTTGGGAAATAAGCTTTCAGATTTTcatcattgagtataatgttaaaCTGAGAGTTTTTCATGATGTACCTATTATGTTGAGaaagtttccttttatttctagtttgttgAGTTGCTATTTTGTAATCATAAAAGGGTGTTGAAATTTGTCCATGCCTTTTCTATATCACTTGGAATACGATGTGagtttttcctccattttattaatgtggtatatcacatttcaTATATTATACCATCCTTGAATTTCAAGAACAATCCCATTGGAAAAACCTTTGGCTGAAATGACTAAGGAAAAGATAGAATTCAAATTACTAAATCATGAAAGTAGGGACATGACTAccaattttacagaaataaaaagggttATAAGAGTACTATGAACAACTGTACACCAACAACTGGATAATCTATAAGAAGGGACAAATTACTTAAACACAATTTAGAagagtaaataataaagaaatggaaaatttgaATAGATCTATGACTGGTTTGGGATTGAATTTATAATCAGAAAcctcccaagaaagaaaagctcTGGACTGGATGGTTTCACTGttgaattctacaaaacatttaaagaagagcTAACACCAATTCTTCtcattcttcaaaaaa contains:
- the LOC136380535 gene encoding thymosin beta-4 — encoded protein: MSDKPDMAEIEKFDKSKLKKTETQEKNPLPSKETIEQEKQAGES